From the Calorimonas adulescens genome, one window contains:
- the rsmG gene encoding 16S rRNA (guanine(527)-N(7))-methyltransferase RsmG encodes MDKDFLVHALTVFGVRPPFHVELLEKYYDRVMEVNKVMNLTSIVDEREFIIKHICDSVSPLLFMDINGLKCIDIGTGAGFPGIPLKVMVPDTEMDYMESIKKKARFVKETIEILGIDGTVYDKRAEESGHDPSLRESYDVVFSRAVSSLNVLLEYSVPLLKVGGRMVAYKGPSPEEEIDSAAGALNTLSARVESVYKYNLPESGITHSLIVIRKIAETKGLYPRPSARISKKPL; translated from the coding sequence ATGGATAAAGATTTTTTAGTGCATGCATTAACTGTTTTTGGAGTCAGGCCACCGTTTCATGTGGAACTATTGGAAAAATATTATGACAGGGTTATGGAAGTAAATAAGGTGATGAACCTTACCTCCATTGTCGACGAGAGGGAGTTTATAATAAAGCATATATGTGACTCCGTCTCACCCCTTCTTTTTATGGATATTAACGGTTTAAAGTGTATAGATATTGGCACAGGAGCTGGTTTTCCCGGTATCCCGTTAAAGGTAATGGTACCGGACACCGAGATGGACTATATGGAGTCAATCAAGAAAAAAGCACGCTTTGTGAAGGAGACTATTGAAATTTTGGGAATCGATGGCACCGTATATGATAAAAGGGCGGAAGAATCAGGTCATGACCCCTCATTGAGAGAAAGTTATGATGTTGTGTTTTCAAGAGCTGTATCCAGTTTGAATGTCTTATTGGAATACTCTGTACCACTTCTGAAGGTTGGAGGGCGTATGGTTGCCTATAAGGGTCCATCTCCTGAAGAAGAGATAGACAGTGCTGCGGGTGCTCTTAATACACTTTCTGCAAGGGTTGAGAGTGTTTATAAATATAACCTGCCTGAAAGCGGTATAACCCACTCTCTTATTGTGATAAGAAAGATTGCTGAGACAAAGGGTCTATACCCAAGGCCATCGGCGAGGATCTCAAAGAAACCACTTTAA
- the noc gene encoding nucleoid occlusion protein: MLNADAQRTISYIPIEMIRPNPYQPRKLLSQASLQELSESIKNYGVLQPITLRKISNDSYELVSGERRLRASQMAGLKDVPAIIIDVVDEDSAVIALLENLQREDLNFLEEAEGYYNLIQDHHLTQEELARRLSKSQSTIANKLRLLKLSDRIRSIIIKNNLTERHARALLRLPDEESQLMVLEQIVKKGLNVKESEALIDKYINNIKKANSPKEIHKQSVKKALKDLRIYINTFKQAVDLMNKSGISASLEQRESEEYIEFVVKVPINQ, encoded by the coding sequence ATGTTAAATGCCGACGCCCAGAGGACCATCAGCTATATACCCATTGAGATGATAAGACCAAACCCATATCAACCGCGAAAGCTGCTGTCTCAGGCTTCTCTGCAGGAACTCTCGGAATCCATTAAAAATTATGGCGTCCTACAACCAATAACATTGAGGAAAATTTCCAATGACTCGTATGAACTTGTGAGTGGTGAGAGAAGACTTAGGGCATCTCAAATGGCTGGGTTGAAAGATGTCCCTGCAATTATAATTGACGTTGTGGATGAAGATTCAGCAGTTATAGCCCTTCTGGAAAACCTTCAGAGAGAAGACCTTAATTTTTTGGAGGAGGCAGAGGGATACTACAACCTTATACAAGACCATCACCTAACGCAGGAGGAACTGGCTCGAAGGCTTTCTAAGAGTCAGTCTACAATTGCCAATAAGCTCAGATTGTTGAAGCTTTCTGACAGGATAAGGAGTATCATCATAAAAAATAACCTGACAGAGCGCCATGCCAGAGCACTTTTGAGGCTGCCCGACGAGGAAAGTCAGCTTATGGTCCTTGAACAGATCGTTAAAAAAGGGTTAAATGTTAAAGAGTCTGAAGCACTTATTGATAAGTACATTAATAACATAAAAAAAGCAAACAGCCCGAAGGAAATACACAAGCAGTCTGTAAAAAAGGCATTAAAGGACCTCCGCATTTATATCAATACATTCAAACAAGCAGTAGACCTTATGAACAAGTCGGGTATTTCAGCCAGTCTTGAGCAAAGGGAGTCGGAGGAATACATTGAATTTGTGGTAAAGGTTCCTATAAATCAATAA